A stretch of DNA from Macadamia integrifolia cultivar HAES 741 unplaced genomic scaffold, SCU_Mint_v3 scaffold784, whole genome shotgun sequence:
cctatatttattaaaactccCCTACCTTTTACATTTTTTCCTGATACTcatttgcttttttatttttacatctctttctctcctgctttttttaaatacctatattacccttccttttcacttgtaacctagtatattttttttcatattgattggtttaaaatatggtttgaaccaaactacttacaagttttgtctcatccaatcatcagggatgttgtttattttatcattattattattattattatcaatcCATCATCtcaaatttagcaatctatttttttttcggtattagattggtattggtctcagccaatctaatgattaaaaaaaataaaaaacgtgTGGCACTCAATTGaaacatatgataccgatatagatatagaacggatacaaaattattcttttttgaatttacaatatccttgatgattagatgagacaaaacttgtttgtggtttggttcaaactatattttgaaccaatcaatttgaaacgtaacaagtgaaaagaaaggGTAATCTGAGGATTTAAAAAGAGCAGAGGAGAAAGATGtgtaaaagtaaaaaaacaaaggagtatctgtaaaaaaaaaaataaaagataagaatgttttagtaaatatagaccAAGTgaaggggagtgatagtaaatttcccTTGTAATAAAGTTATCATGCCAATGCCAATAGATAATACAGATAAGTCCTTTGATGATGAATTAAAGGCCAAAGGAAGTGCAGATGAattcttcactttcttccttttttattttttgctttaatcCAATTCCAGCAGCTACTTCCACTGTTGGAAATTGGAAACCAGAGTAattggattctctctctctctctctctctctctcattttgttCCTTGTGGGAGTTGATGTACTTTTATACAACAAAGATGAAACTTGACTTATTGGTAATTGAAAGTTTATGTTGAATAGTATGTTCTCATGCATCTCTTATCATTCCACAAACAGTTGGATGGTTCCACTCTTGTCCTATAATATAGACCTTGCTTTCCTTACCAAATTGGTATTTCCATTTCAACTTCTTATTGAACCCTCTACTTATGTTGGTTACCATCCTTAGACCCAAATCACCTCCATGTTCTTCTTCCAGTCTTCCCATGCACAATCAAACGTTTTCTGGACCTACAAAGATTAGCAATGAAGAGAATATATATTCTATAGCATGGCTTGTTCGAAAGCAAGGATTCAGATAGGGTAACATCTTGATCTGGAATTTGCAAGAATCAAGATAAGGAAACATCCTTGCCCATGATACATGCTAAATGGTCTTCTCTTCATCTGTTGACTTGTGCAGATGAATGGAATTCAAGGTAAAAATTAAGAGTTGCATTTTAACATGGTGAACAGTTGAGTATAACCTATGAGGAGGCCAAAGGAACCTTGTCTTCAATGGAGTCAAGTCTTCTCCCATTAAGTTATGACTAGTGTCCAGAAATGGATCAATGATTTCAACTTCTCCACTTACAGTAACCACCAAACAAACTTGGTCTTTGAATATTTCCAGAACCCAAGAGATACTCCCACCTGGTCTTGCATCCAATGAAGGGCGCTGGAGAGTGAGAGGAAGAGGCAGGGGAGCCATAGAGATTCAGTACAATGCTACCAAAGATAAAcctattaaaaatataataaatttacACTGAATAAGATTTTCATGTATCATCCACAAGAGAATTTTACACGAAACAAACAGAGCCAAAAGGGAAACATTCAAATTCCCAAATAACAAACATTAgcattaaaatttttaatgacAAGCATACATAATTTGACTGCCAAACTCTCTTGGGAAgcattctcaagttcaaatccaaagaaagaaggaaatctGAGGAAGACTGATGGAGGGCtttagggaagaaggggaaaattaGAATAGAAGGGGGGAAAGAAGGGAATCGCACACACCACAATATCAATTTATAACTTCATTCTTCAATCTGTCCCTAATTGAATGGTTACAtgcatttaaatagtaaaaaaaaaccaacattaagagaaaacctactctaatttggaaactcaaattaattgaaaaCTAAGTATTAGTAGCTATCTCCTACCAAAGTTACTagaaattaaaagattgcatgaaaataaaTTCGTTAAATATCCTACTAACCAAAGACTCAATATGGGTCTGGTTCATCTCTCGCTGGATACCCAAatgggtatggatcgctccaTGAATGCGTATTTACATCAAAGACGAGTTTACCTGCTCACGCGGCCAAATCAACCAGTGCACACTCCCATTTACATAACATGGTGTTTCTGATCTATCAACAATTTGACAAGGGAGATTCCCTTCTTATCTCcatgaaaagaagaaatttgaGCTTTAACAGATTAAGTGTGGGAAAATGGAAAAACTCcaaccaaaaaaatttcaaattctaGCCAGCAACCAGAGAAAATCAACAAAAGAAGATCACCCTAGGAAATTGAAAATGAACTCTACAAGGGATCCTTGGGCTTTCTTATGCCTTAAAGTATGCATTGAGAAAATTAATTGTATCTCTCATAAGCCATTAATAAATTTGCATGACAAAAGCCGAAGGTGTTTGCTCACAACTATTGAATTATTTGAGTCAATGGATAAGAATAGTCTATTGGCCTAAACAATGAGAATGCATGTTAATAAACaggagggtatttgattgaactAGACTCTGAAATTTGGCACATGACTAACACAGTGGTTTTATCATTCCAGAGGATAGAAGACCATTCAAAGGAGTTTTTCCCCAAACATCATTTTCTATTTAGGTTGGCCTaaaccaacccaaccttggTTTGAGGCTGCCCAACCTGAGCCCAACCCAAACGAAACAGGCTCGGATTTTGTCAGGTTGAGCTCAGCCCCGGGAATGTTTTCTGAATTTTAATGACAAAGCGACAGTGTATCTTGGTTTCACAttcgatttttttcttctctgcaaAAAAGAACTGTCTGTAGCATAAGCCCTACACCAAATATATGAGGGCACAAAATTATCATTCCATTGGTGAACTAAAAAATCTCATCAATTCATATGGCCCCATGCGTACGCTCTGATTAGACCCGTGCTGATGCAAGGGCTATACAATCAAGTAACAATCTCTTGCCCTTTAATATTATTACTTCACTGGtctggatgatttttttttttccaagatgaTGAATTCTAGGGCCAAAGGAAGTGCAAATAAATTTTTGGAGTACGAGTTGAAAAGACAAATTGCATACATCCTATTCAACTTCTCTAAATTGTCCTCTTTTATGCGGTTGAAAGAGTGACACTACCATTGTATCAAATGGTTTCCAGCAGTTGGACCATTACTTCTCTCTTTGAGGAGcaaagttgttttttttttttttttttttttttttttNNNNNNNNNNNNNNNNNNNNNNNNNNNNNNNNNNNNNNNNNNNNNNNNNNNNNNNNNNNNNNNNNNNNNNNNNNNNNNNNNNNNNNNNNNNNNNNNNNNNNNNNNNNNNNNNNNNNNNNNNNNNNNNNNNNNNNNNNNNNNNNNNNNNNNNNNNNNNNNNNNNNNNNNNNNNNNNNNNNNNNNNNNNNNNNNNNNNNNNNNNNNNNNNNNNNNNNNNNNNNNNNNNNNNNNNNNNNNNNNNNNNNNNNNNNNNNNNNNNNNNNNNNNNNNNNNNNNNNNNNNNNNNNNNNNGGGGGGTGTGTGGGGTGTCGGGGGTGTGGGTTGAGTTTATCTACTTctatacaacaacaaaaatgaaaacTTGAGTCGCAAGTTATTGATAGGTTATGTTGGAATAGTATGTTTTCATGCAACTCTTGTCATTCCATAAACAGTAGGCTATCATCCTCTCATGACCTACAATATAGGCCTTGCTTTCCTTATCAGATTAGCATATTTCAATTTCAACTTCTCATTGAACCCTCTAGTTATGTTGGTTACTATCTTTATAGCCAAGCTTCCCTCCATGTTCTTCCATCCTTCCCAAACACATTGTAGATTGTAAAACATAATGAGATTAAGAGAAAACTCAGCTTGTTTCATTGATGTTGTATGTAGCAAATTATACAAGTGATCCCAACGAAATAGAAGTTCTAAACAAATTTGGTCAGTTAAGTGaagtgttttcttttctttctttttttaacctcgactaatccttggAAAAATTAACACAACAATTCACCGTCACAGTCTCTACTTAAATTGGAAATGcatagatggagaatcgaacctagGACCGTGTGTCTATCCACATAATCCCCAATTTGTCCCAACCATTTGGGCAACCCATGGAAATAGAGTGATAAATATTAAAGATAAGAAGATATATGAGAGACAAGTTGGCTAAAAGTGACAAGCAAGAATTCCGCCCACTGAATCCGGGTAATATAGATCAAATGTTGGTCCATGTGATAGAGAACAAACACCCATGTCCTTTCCCTTCAAATAATTATAAGAACTTCATTTCACTATAACCAAACTCTAATGgcatttctccattttctcgtaaaaaaaaaataataataataataataaataaataaataattttatacTATGTAACAATATAGAAAGATCTTCATATATCATCTGCAAGGAAAATTTTACAACGAAATGAAAGGAAACATTCAAATTTTCCAAATAACAAACATTACTGCTAAAAGTTTTAATAACCTCCTAAGTAATATGGCTAAAACATCAAAACGGAGGAAGAAGACTTTCAACAAATGTGCTAAATTCTGCAAACGCATGAAATTTTTCCAACCTGATGACTTCTTCACAGAAATGGGTTCTTGGATCATAATAACACAACATTCTATCATAAGTAATGTCAATAAGAAGCATTCCCCTCCATAAGGCAACTGCAGAAAAACAATGAATATAGGGATAACAGGGGCTGGATAGATCAATGTGATAATCCTTACTCCAAATGGAGTTAGTGGAGTCCTTGAGCACCCATATATCCCACTGATCACAATAAAAGATATTACATACAACACCTAGCTTGCCTCCCAACTCCTTGAGATACATATTCTTCAAGTTATATCTTTTATCTCCTCCCAACTCCTTGTGACACATGTTCATCGTATGTTTAAATCTTTTATCATGTGCCCAACTCTCTGGGTGTGCAACTACTTTGAATTCCTCAAGTTCAAGATCCAGAGAAACAATGAAATCAGAGGAAGATGAATTTACCTGCTCACGCGGCACAATCATCCAGTGCACTCCCCCATTTACATAACACATGGTCTTGCTTGATCGATCAGCAACTCGATGAGGGAGATTCCCTATTTGTCTCCATGAACTTGAGTGTTGCTGGGCACCTCTCTGACCTATGGTAAATAACTCACACCCATACAACTGGCAAACACAAGGGATACTCGTATCAATTTCCGACCTTTCAAATAGGCGTACTACTTTGAATTCATTGCTTGAGGAACAATACCCAAGTCCCTCAACGTAATTATAATTTCCCTTATTATTGCCTCTGGGGATGACCATAGTGCTTTGCGTTGTTGGGTTACAAACCACAGTTTGACCATCCGAAGAAGTAAGGCAAATCAGTCCATTACAAGGATTCCCTTTCATTAAAATATCATGTCGCAGGAGGAATGCATCGGCATAATTTGGCCGAATCAAATCAACGGTAAcactcctctctttcttttccttgattGAACAAAGACCAATCAATCCATCTCGATTATCTACCCAAAGCACTTTGATAATGTTGGGATCTTGAGTTGCCCGAGCTTGGTGTGTACTAACAAAATAAGGATCAGATATCAACATGTTCCATTGTTTGCTGACGCACTTGAATCTTGAAAGTGTCTTCACTGTTAGCCTAGAAAGTATGTTGATCATTAAATCTTCATTTCTTAAGACAATACTAGTGTTGCTGGTCATCTTCACTGTTAGCCCAGAAAGTCTGTTGATCATTAAATCTTGATTGCTTGAAACAAGACTACTGCTGCTGGTTCTACAAGTACTTTCTCCTTCCAGCTTCTCCATTGTAAATAATCTTCGCGACATTGATTACATTATCTATAGCAATGTAATCAAATCGCTCAGAATGACATACACgtcataaacaaaaagaagaagacaacagtctggagaaaaagaaaacttaattGTCGTAAGCTAACATattttgttataacttgcactATTGCAGTAATAAGAAGAATAAATCTGATAAAAAAGGATTATAAACTACAAATAAGATCTCCAATGAAATCGAACGCGGGCGAAAACAAAGTAAATGTGTTCAAATAATGGAATTGAGCCAAACACTTGGGGACCATGAAAAGAAGTATGCGCCATACCAGATTATGTGTGAAATGGAAAACTCCAGccagaaattgacaaaattttgtcaatttctggCCAGCGATACAGGAAAGAACCAGAGAAGTTTGTCAATTTCTGGCCAGCGATACAGGAAAGAACCAGAGAAGATTGCCCTAGGAAATTGAGAATGAAGTCGACAAGGCAAGGAGCGAGGAAGACAGAAAGCATACTTGGGATTTTTATCCCTAAATAGTATCTTTGAGAAAATTAATTGCATGACTCATAAAAATAGCAACTAAGTGCACAAGGcgcccgctactgcagggtctgggaggggcaaatgtgcGTAGCCTTACCCTCTGCTTAGCatgagaggctgtttccaagttttaaacctgtgaccaacatgttgcaattgTGCAACTCAAGCATTGCGCCACAGGCCCGCCCACTGTACAACTCATAAGTCATTAATAAATTCTCATGACAAAAACAAAAGGTGTTTGCTACCCAACTATTGAACTATTTAAGTCTATGGATTAGAGCAATCCATTGGCCTAGACAACACCTATAAATTCATTCAAATGGAAAGGCACTAAAATTTGAGAGTGGCATCCAAGAAAGCAATTTTCCCTCTATGTGACAATGTTTGATGAGAATGAAATTTAGTGGGCATGTTTCCTATATCATTATCTAATCACGGTTAAAATTTTAGAACCAATATGAATCATTCAAATGTCACTTAAATACTTTTTTAAAAGGGCACAACATATCAGAATGACCAAACTTGTTAAGCTTACCAAGGCACCCAAATAATTGCCATATGGCAGATTCGGTAGTGCCCAAATTTTGTAGAAGGTAGACCCTAAGATCCCCTGCTCATAAGTAAATTTTAGCCCAAATAGAATTTACCAAGGGGGAAAATGGAGGTTTGAAAACCCAGACTATGTGAGAGTGCAGTTATGAGCTCATGTAAGGATTGGAGGAAGAATGACTCTAATCTGAAGCAGAGATTTAGATAAAATCTGACATCAAATCTAATGGTCCGATTTCAAGAGAATAACCACTAGATCTCCGTTACTAATTTTCAAGATAAATAAGAGATAAAAtaatgttaaaagaaaaaatcaagggagatgaaatagaggagagagaaaaggttgTTGATGGgtaagagagaaaatgtgtatTAAAGAGAAGAAGTGGTGATGTtgtatggaagaaaaaaataagaacagaTAAGAAAATCTAAATCTCCGGATGAATTGGTATAACAGGAAAAAGCAAGTTttagagggggagagagagagagagagagagagagagagcaataatGGGAGAAGGAAATATAATCCGTGGGAAAGGAGAGATGgggagaggaaaaggaaaagaaagatctCTTACCaaattgagagagaaaatagagaagagctCACTCCCAAGTTTCCAAACAAACAAGTCAATTCATTGATCTAAATCATGATGGGAAGTTGGTTACATTGCTTacttttagaaacagaaaaaaaataaaaatatctccTAGATTGACCATCTACCGATATAATATCTAATTATCTACTTTCCTAACTACAACTCAAAAACAACTATGGAATCTCCTAAACTAACTCAAAAGAATAAGAACATAGTAATAAAATTTAAGATAAATCCCTATCCAACTATTACAATAAGGGATTCTAGGCAAAGTTAAGAGAAATAATTCTGGATTGGATGAAGGATTATCTGGCATTGGGTGCATTATGTGAGGATGTACAAAACTACGTTGTGATGACTCAGCAATCTAGAAGCCCACGGGCTTTATATTTCAGCTCAGTACAACAATAAAAGCCAAAAACTAAAGCCCAACCAAACTAATACTAAAACCTGGCCAAATTTAAACCGGTCATACATTAGCAAAGTATGGTCAGTGGTTGAATTACCATATGCATGCATGAACATAAATGGgaatgcatgccaatacacatGAGGGTATTTGATTGCACTAGACTATGAAATTTGACACCTGGCAACCCAAGGATCGCAGTAGCTATTTAACGATCAAAATAGCCATATTATCCTTTCACATTGTCTTATAAGCTTATCAAGGCCAGGCCATTCAAATGAGGTTTTTCCTAAATGCCATTTTCTATTTAGGACTAGCTACGGTATAGCAACCCTAGAAAAAACTAAGAGGAGACCCCCATACTGATGCAAATAAGTCACTTAAAGGGCTTATTTTGTTAGAGTAAGCCTTGTGTTGGTTATGATGTGTTGGGGTTTTGATCCCATGGATTTTAtttgtaatagaccactttaataggcctaaaatatgagtaGAAAGTAGTAAAGCGAgatttacttcattagtttagAGTCCTAGTCTTgatatgttttgattgttttgttTGAGTccaactccatgttggagtcttaAGTGTCTTTTAggagtcctattatgagtccaaTTATGCTTTTATTTGGTGGACAAATA
This window harbors:
- the LOC122069982 gene encoding F-box/kelch-repeat protein At3g06240-like isoform X3, with amino-acid sequence MSRRLFTMEKLEGESTCRTSSSSLVSSNQDLMINRLSGLTVKMTSNTSIVLRNEDLMINILSRLTVKTLSRFKCVSKQWNMLISDPYFVSTHQARATQDPNIIKVLWVDNRDGLIGLCSIKEKKERSVTVDLIRPNYADAFLLRHDILMKGNPCNGLICLTSSDGQTVVCNPTTQSTMVIPRGNNKGNYNYVEGLGYCSSSNEFKVVRLFERSEIDTSIPCVCQLYGCELFTIGQRGAQQHSSSWRQIGNLPHRVADRSSKTMCYVNGGVHWMIVPREQVYLW
- the LOC122069982 gene encoding F-box/kelch-repeat protein At3g06240-like isoform X2, whose product is MSRRLFTMEKLEGESTCRTSSSSLVSSNQDLMINRLSGLTVKMTSNTSIVLRNEDLMINILSRLTVKTLSRFKCVSKQWNMLISDPYFVSTHQARATQDPNIIKVLWVDNRDGLIGLCSIKEKKERSVTVDLIRPNYADAFLLRHDILMKGNPCNGLICLTSSDGQTVVCNPTTQSTMVIPRGNNKGNYNYVEGLGYCSSSNEFKVVRLFERSEIDTSIPCVCQLYGCELFTIGQRGAQQHSSSWRQIGNLPHRVADRSSKTMCYVNGGVHWMIVPREQRPSLDARPGGSISWVLEIFKDQVCLVVTVSGEVEIIDPFLDTSHNLMGEDLTPLKTRFLWPPHRLYSTVHHVKMQLLIFTLNSIHLHKSTDEEKTI
- the LOC122069982 gene encoding F-box protein At3g07870-like isoform X1, with amino-acid sequence MSRRLFTMEKLEGESTCRTSSSSLVSSNQDLMINRLSGLTVKMTSNTSIVLRNEDLMINILSRLTVKTLSRFKCVSKQWNMLISDPYFVSTHQARATQDPNIIKVLWVDNRDGLIGLCSIKEKKERSVTVDLIRPNYADAFLLRHDILMKGNPCNGLICLTSSDGQTVVCNPTTQSTMVIPRGNNKGNYNYVEGLGYCSSSNEFKVVRLFERSEIDTSIPCVCQLYGCELFTIGQRGAQQHSSSWRQIGNLPHRVADRSSKTMCYVNGGVHWMIVPREQVNSSSSDFIVSLDLELEEFKVVAHPESWAHDKRFKHTMNMCHKELGGDKRYNLKNMYLKELGGKLGVVCNIFYCDQWDIWVLKDSTNSIWSKDYHIDLSSPCYPYIHCFSAVALWRGMLLIDITYDRMLCYYDPRTHFCEEVIRLEKFHAFAEFSTFVESLLPPF